The proteins below come from a single Corynebacterium cystitidis genomic window:
- the coaD gene encoding pantetheine-phosphate adenylyltransferase, translated as MTIAVCPGSFDPVTNGHLDIFARAARNFDEVTVLVTGNPTKQTGLFSIEERVELIREVTADITNLRVDFWGGLLVDYTTKHGVGALVKGLRSSLDYDYELPMAQMNRRLSGVETFFLMTDEKYGYVSSSLCKEVVKYGGDITGLVPNAVLRAMNAKYL; from the coding sequence ATGACGATCGCGGTCTGCCCCGGATCCTTCGACCCCGTTACTAACGGTCACCTCGACATCTTTGCTCGCGCTGCCCGCAACTTCGATGAGGTGACCGTGCTCGTCACAGGTAACCCCACCAAGCAGACCGGACTGTTTAGCATCGAGGAGCGCGTTGAACTGATCCGCGAGGTCACCGCCGATATCACCAACCTGCGCGTGGATTTTTGGGGCGGGCTGCTGGTCGACTACACCACCAAGCATGGTGTGGGCGCGCTGGTGAAGGGCCTGCGCTCCTCGCTGGACTACGACTATGAGCTGCCCATGGCACAGATGAATCGCCGGTTGTCGGGGGTGGAGACTTTCTTCCTCATGACGGATGAGAAGTACGGCTACGTTTCGTCGTCGTTATGCAAGGAAGTGGTCAAGTACGGCGGCGACATCACCGGGTTGGTTCCTAACGCCGTGCTGCGCGCAATGAATGCCAAGTATTTGTGA
- a CDS encoding DUF3515 domain-containing protein, which translates to MSDDTSCDGLQFNRTPVYISLAIAIVLVVAVLFGAKWYFDQATNTPVAMGAVDAPEADSPQCQSLIDDLPDELLGHDRAELTEPKPAGAAAWQTTEIERITLRCGVAVPLQYDEYAQTEQINGVEWLRVDDYTPESTLSTWYTVDRYPVVAVTADDHALGGAENPVENVPVGQLEQREVEPYPAPLSNLAAGDASVAGACATLMETLPEDVADGYSPLAANTGGAELDPDTAVWTAPGAESIVLRCGVADPENYQPGEQLHQINDVTWFEDTQLINGSTASTWFALGREANVAVSMPQFVGNSAIVRITEAIEKALPAE; encoded by the coding sequence ATGTCTGACGATACATCGTGCGACGGCCTCCAATTTAACCGCACTCCGGTCTATATCAGCCTGGCAATCGCGATTGTGCTCGTGGTTGCGGTTTTATTCGGCGCGAAATGGTACTTCGACCAGGCCACGAATACTCCGGTAGCGATGGGTGCCGTCGATGCGCCCGAGGCGGATTCGCCGCAGTGCCAGTCGCTTATCGACGACCTGCCTGATGAGCTGTTAGGCCACGACCGGGCCGAACTCACCGAACCTAAGCCCGCCGGTGCAGCTGCGTGGCAAACCACCGAGATTGAGCGCATCACTTTGCGCTGTGGTGTGGCGGTCCCGCTGCAGTACGACGAGTACGCGCAGACCGAACAGATCAATGGTGTGGAGTGGTTGCGTGTCGACGATTACACGCCCGAATCGACTCTGTCCACCTGGTACACCGTGGACCGCTACCCCGTTGTGGCTGTGACTGCTGATGACCACGCCTTGGGTGGCGCCGAGAATCCGGTAGAGAACGTGCCCGTCGGCCAGTTGGAGCAGCGTGAGGTGGAACCTTATCCGGCGCCGCTGTCGAATCTTGCTGCTGGCGATGCTAGCGTCGCCGGCGCATGTGCCACGCTGATGGAAACGTTGCCGGAGGACGTGGCAGACGGATACTCCCCGCTGGCGGCCAACACTGGTGGCGCGGAACTCGACCCGGACACGGCGGTGTGGACGGCTCCTGGCGCAGAATCGATTGTGCTGCGCTGTGGTGTGGCCGATCCCGAGAACTACCAGCCTGGCGAGCAGCTGCACCAGATCAATGACGTGACGTGGTTTGAAGACACCCAGCTGATTAACGGCTCGACGGCATCGACCTGGTTCGCGTTGGGGCGCGAGGCCAATGTTGCGGTGAGTATGCCGCAGTTTGTGGGGAATTCGGCCATCGTGCGCATCACCGAGGCCATTGAGAAGGCGTTGCCCGCGGAGTAA
- a CDS encoding amino acid ABC transporter ATP-binding protein, whose amino-acid sequence MSAPSVPMIKADRVWKSFGSLDVLKGINLEVPAGNVTCLVGPSGSGKSTLLRCVNHLEKVTAGRLYVDGELIGYREKNGVLHEISEKDAAKQRTGIGMVFQSFNLFSHRTALENIIEAPVQVKGESVESAKKRARELLDMVGLAAKADAYPAQLSGGQKQRVAIARAVAMDPKLMLFDEPTSALDPELVGEVLRVMRQLADDGMTMLVVTHEMAFAREVADNVAFMDGGVIVEYGTPAEVLDNPREERTREFLSRIF is encoded by the coding sequence ATGTCTGCACCATCTGTGCCCATGATTAAGGCCGACCGGGTATGGAAGTCTTTCGGTAGCCTTGACGTGCTCAAAGGCATCAACCTGGAGGTCCCCGCCGGCAACGTGACATGTTTGGTCGGGCCGTCAGGTTCCGGTAAGTCCACCTTGCTGCGCTGCGTGAACCACTTAGAGAAGGTCACGGCGGGGCGCCTCTATGTTGATGGCGAGCTGATCGGCTACCGCGAGAAAAACGGTGTTTTGCACGAGATCAGCGAGAAGGATGCGGCGAAGCAACGCACCGGAATTGGTATGGTCTTCCAATCTTTCAACCTGTTTTCGCATCGCACCGCTCTGGAAAACATCATCGAGGCCCCCGTGCAGGTCAAGGGCGAGTCCGTCGAATCCGCGAAGAAACGGGCGAGGGAGCTGCTTGACATGGTCGGCCTGGCGGCGAAAGCCGATGCCTACCCCGCCCAGTTGTCCGGTGGGCAGAAGCAGCGCGTGGCGATCGCGCGCGCCGTTGCAATGGACCCCAAATTGATGCTTTTCGACGAACCCACCTCCGCTCTCGACCCAGAATTGGTGGGCGAGGTGCTTCGCGTCATGCGCCAACTTGCCGATGACGGCATGACCATGCTGGTTGTCACCCATGAGATGGCGTTTGCCCGCGAGGTGGCTGACAACGTGGCGTTTATGGACGGTGGCGTGATCGTGGAGTATGGGACGCCTGCTGAGGTGTTGGATAATCCGCGGGAGGAGCGCACCCGGGAGTTCCTCTCCAGGATCTTCTAA
- a CDS encoding ATP-dependent DNA helicase RecG has protein sequence MLGFRDTRQLGQVLPLPQARKITKHLGMSECQQLLEHYPRKYLHYGSSQALLSATEGDTVSFMGTVVDVTKLYPKGKFLLKITLDDGLSQLEASFFNARYLENLLTVGTRLMVTGALKFFRGQPQLSHPDYVFLDGTGKASGALLQLGKFGDLGEMLDGRDFLPVYPAVRGASTWTIMGAVHKILESIPPLDEPLGDTPDGFIAFDDALRHIHQPGPAGPAEAVRRLKYNEAMSIALVMALRRVDASHQTAPALPPVEGRDQNAMVRGLPFPLTRGQQQVVAELSDDLARTRPMMRLLQGEVGSGKTIVALLAMLQAIDNGKQCALLAPTEVLAMQHARSLQITLMDAGVPVRVVALTGSMTTKQKQEALLAIVTGEADIVVGTHALIQDSVDFFDLGFVVVDEQHRFGVEQRDQLRTKNERYTPHMLVMTATPIPRTIAMTVFADLEVSTLRELPGGRKPIQSSVVPEFFPKWVARAWEKIREEVYAGHQAYVVCPRIEGDGGVLEVAEHVHNTEFAGLTVGVLHGRMKGDDKDAIMKDFAAGGIDVLVSTTVIEVGVDVPNATVMLIRESESFGVSQLHQLRGRVGRGGHKSLCLFHTLADEGTPQFRRVAAVADTSDGFELAELDLATRSEGDVLGTSQSGTERRLKLLSLTEDFEIIHRANEDAEVFVDKHPEQARALVADLEQEDLEYLEKS, from the coding sequence ATGCTAGGGTTTCGGGACACGCGCCAACTCGGGCAGGTGCTGCCGCTGCCACAGGCCAGGAAGATCACGAAACACCTGGGAATGAGCGAATGCCAACAGCTGCTCGAGCACTACCCGCGGAAATACTTGCACTACGGCAGTTCACAGGCGCTGCTGAGCGCCACCGAGGGCGACACCGTCAGTTTCATGGGCACCGTGGTGGACGTGACCAAGCTGTATCCCAAGGGTAAATTTCTGCTCAAGATCACGCTTGACGACGGGCTATCCCAACTCGAGGCCAGCTTCTTCAACGCCCGCTACCTGGAGAACTTGCTGACGGTAGGCACACGATTAATGGTCACCGGCGCCTTGAAGTTTTTCCGTGGACAACCGCAACTGTCGCACCCAGACTACGTGTTTTTGGACGGCACAGGGAAAGCCAGTGGGGCCCTGCTGCAGCTGGGCAAATTCGGCGACTTGGGTGAGATGTTGGACGGCCGCGACTTTCTGCCCGTCTACCCAGCGGTGCGGGGGGCCAGTACGTGGACGATCATGGGGGCGGTGCACAAAATTCTGGAATCAATCCCGCCGCTGGACGAGCCACTCGGCGACACCCCCGACGGGTTCATTGCCTTCGACGACGCGCTGCGCCACATCCATCAGCCCGGCCCCGCTGGCCCAGCGGAGGCGGTGCGCCGGCTGAAATATAACGAGGCTATGTCAATCGCCTTGGTCATGGCGCTGCGTCGGGTGGACGCGAGCCACCAGACCGCACCGGCGCTGCCACCGGTAGAAGGCCGCGACCAAAACGCCATGGTGCGCGGACTACCGTTTCCCCTCACACGCGGGCAGCAGCAGGTGGTCGCAGAGCTTTCCGACGACCTCGCGCGGACCCGCCCCATGATGCGCCTGCTGCAAGGTGAAGTTGGCTCCGGAAAGACCATCGTTGCCCTGCTGGCCATGCTGCAGGCCATCGACAACGGAAAACAGTGCGCGTTGCTGGCCCCCACCGAGGTGCTGGCGATGCAGCACGCCCGCTCCCTGCAGATCACGCTGATGGACGCAGGTGTGCCCGTCCGGGTTGTGGCCTTGACCGGGTCGATGACCACCAAGCAGAAACAGGAAGCACTGCTGGCTATCGTCACAGGTGAAGCAGATATTGTCGTCGGCACGCACGCCCTGATCCAAGACTCGGTGGACTTCTTCGACCTCGGCTTCGTCGTTGTCGATGAGCAACACCGCTTCGGCGTAGAGCAACGCGACCAGCTTCGCACTAAAAATGAACGCTACACCCCCCACATGCTGGTCATGACGGCCACCCCAATCCCGCGCACCATCGCCATGACCGTGTTCGCCGACCTCGAAGTATCCACGCTCCGTGAGCTACCGGGCGGGCGTAAACCAATCCAATCGTCAGTGGTGCCCGAATTTTTCCCCAAATGGGTCGCGCGTGCCTGGGAGAAAATCAGGGAGGAAGTCTACGCCGGCCACCAAGCATACGTGGTGTGCCCACGCATCGAAGGCGACGGCGGGGTGCTGGAAGTCGCCGAGCATGTGCACAACACCGAGTTCGCCGGGCTGACCGTAGGCGTGCTCCACGGGCGGATGAAAGGCGACGACAAAGACGCCATCATGAAAGACTTCGCCGCCGGCGGCATCGACGTGCTTGTCTCTACCACCGTCATCGAGGTCGGCGTGGACGTACCCAACGCCACAGTGATGCTGATCCGCGAGTCCGAATCCTTCGGTGTGTCCCAGCTGCACCAGCTGCGCGGGCGGGTTGGCCGTGGCGGGCACAAGTCGCTGTGTTTATTCCACACGCTTGCCGACGAAGGCACACCCCAGTTCCGCCGTGTGGCTGCCGTCGCCGACACCTCCGATGGTTTCGAACTCGCCGAGCTGGACTTGGCCACCCGCAGCGAAGGCGATGTGCTGGGAACATCACAATCCGGCACCGAGCGACGCCTCAAGCTACTCAGCCTCACCGAAGATTTCGAGATCATCCACCGAGCGAACGAGGACGCAGAAGTATTCGTCGATAAGCACCCCGAGCAAGCCCGAGCCCTCGTGGCTGACCTGGAACAGGAAGACCTGGAATACCTCGAAAAGAGCTAA
- a CDS encoding amino acid ABC transporter permease, with the protein MASTSQQSAGHSRPESIERIEAKPLRHPGRWVLAAVIIALVVWFVIGAARNEAYGWDTYFAYLFDTRIAVAALHTIAITILAMIIGVVGGVLLAVMRMSDNPIFKAVAWVFLWVFRGTPVYVQLMFWGLLGALYQSINLGFTEISLEALTSSAFMLAVLGLGLNEAAYMAEIVRSGVSSVPEGQVEASKALGMSWGQTMRRTVLPQAMRIIIPPTGNEFISLLKTSSLVVAVPYSLELYGRSMDIAAALFEPVPMLLVAATWYLAITSILMVGQHYLEKHFEKGATRELTARQLAALADAEGTVPGNVNVVERNK; encoded by the coding sequence ATGGCTTCTACATCTCAGCAAAGCGCGGGGCACTCCCGCCCGGAAAGCATCGAGCGTATTGAGGCCAAGCCGCTGCGCCACCCCGGACGCTGGGTGCTCGCCGCCGTCATCATCGCACTGGTGGTGTGGTTTGTCATCGGTGCCGCCCGCAATGAGGCGTACGGTTGGGACACCTACTTTGCGTATTTGTTTGACACGCGCATCGCCGTTGCGGCGCTGCACACCATTGCAATTACCATTCTGGCAATGATCATCGGTGTTGTCGGCGGGGTGTTGCTTGCTGTGATGCGCATGAGTGACAACCCGATCTTTAAGGCCGTCGCCTGGGTATTCCTGTGGGTTTTTCGCGGTACCCCAGTGTATGTGCAGTTGATGTTCTGGGGTTTGCTAGGCGCGTTGTACCAGTCGATCAACCTTGGTTTTACCGAGATCTCGTTGGAGGCGCTGACCTCGTCGGCGTTTATGCTTGCAGTTCTGGGCCTCGGCTTGAATGAGGCCGCCTACATGGCCGAAATTGTTCGCTCCGGTGTGTCCTCGGTGCCAGAGGGGCAGGTTGAGGCGTCGAAAGCCCTCGGTATGAGCTGGGGTCAAACCATGCGTCGTACCGTGCTGCCCCAGGCGATGCGCATCATCATCCCGCCCACCGGTAACGAGTTCATCTCCCTGCTGAAAACCTCGTCACTGGTGGTTGCGGTGCCGTACTCACTGGAACTGTACGGCCGGTCCATGGACATCGCCGCCGCCCTGTTCGAGCCGGTCCCCATGCTGCTGGTCGCCGCCACTTGGTATCTGGCCATCACCTCGATCCTGATGGTAGGCCAGCACTACCTGGAGAAGCACTTTGAAAAGGGCGCCACCCGTGAGCTGACGGCCCGCCAGCTCGCAGCGCTGGCCGACGCCGAGGGCACCGTCCCCGGCAACGTCAATGTCGTCGAAAGGAACAAGTAA
- a CDS encoding RsmD family RNA methyltransferase, producing MNRIIAGEARGRKIKVPPEGTRPTSDRAREGLFSSLDARFGFPGQIVLDLFAGSGALGLEAASRGADEIVLVDNDPRAVAIIEHNADVVGHPHVTIEPVAASTYLARAPRDYFSMVLADPPYELADESVVEMLEALKPALVDGAAVVVERHRESPETAWPAGYTPTGQKLKKRLYGIARMDMAVYEKHDQHDQHERSN from the coding sequence ATGAACCGCATCATTGCCGGAGAAGCCCGTGGCCGCAAAATCAAAGTACCCCCTGAAGGCACACGCCCAACATCGGACCGTGCCCGCGAAGGCCTGTTCTCATCGCTGGACGCCCGCTTCGGATTCCCGGGGCAAATAGTCCTCGACTTGTTCGCCGGGTCGGGTGCGCTGGGGTTGGAAGCCGCCTCGCGCGGTGCCGACGAGATCGTGCTGGTGGACAATGACCCGCGGGCTGTGGCCATCATCGAACACAACGCCGACGTGGTCGGCCACCCGCACGTCACCATCGAACCGGTAGCCGCATCGACCTATCTGGCTCGCGCGCCCCGCGACTACTTCTCCATGGTGCTAGCCGACCCACCCTACGAGCTTGCCGACGAATCCGTCGTAGAAATGCTCGAAGCGCTGAAGCCGGCGCTGGTGGACGGGGCGGCCGTAGTCGTCGAAAGGCACCGGGAATCGCCGGAAACTGCCTGGCCGGCAGGCTACACTCCGACGGGGCAGAAGCTGAAGAAACGGCTGTACGGCATCGCGCGCATGGACATGGCGGTGTATGAGAAGCACGACCAGCATGACCAGCACGAAAGGAGTAACTAG
- a CDS encoding HNH endonuclease signature motif containing protein has translation MNINDMLRQESTAAMTLLADLQPPADLIAAGVEPDAVDNAHALYEIYYGTTTSTRKQYEARSHATNNQLGFHRLHAIEKAVSKLYDDTKAWALRHDLTRFSGRKNKYDFADYAKKKLAHYNRDAPAPQPKKNFRVTNHSTGESSMSIRGNSATIREFEHAVRERAHADGITTADAATRTLHDLINTTPGSTTSAAEPTYVMKLLVWLDDLTALLDGDTSDPTVVSTTGATMPLTQALSKKIHPRLEIIGLSPAHGAIGLAYANNPLESWDNTINTRAELEAEQARRAQAGEPALPQAAVDKALSRHGTTKDRALLEANQTVCAGLGCSVPAAYCEINHNIPHSKGGLSVLTNMCLLCKYHNGKAGAEEHYTNAGGIPHRILPGGRLKANNHQLATLSPVRRKYTQRGSPDQTPTPT, from the coding sequence GTGAACATCAACGACATGCTCCGACAGGAAAGCACAGCAGCCATGACCCTGCTTGCTGACCTGCAGCCACCCGCGGACCTGATCGCCGCCGGGGTGGAACCAGACGCTGTTGACAACGCCCACGCCCTCTACGAGATCTACTACGGCACCACCACCTCCACACGCAAACAATACGAAGCCCGCAGCCACGCCACCAACAACCAGCTCGGCTTCCACCGCCTGCACGCCATCGAAAAAGCAGTAAGCAAGCTTTACGACGACACCAAGGCCTGGGCACTACGCCACGACCTCACCCGGTTTTCCGGCAGGAAGAACAAATACGACTTCGCCGACTACGCCAAAAAGAAACTCGCCCACTACAACCGCGACGCACCCGCACCACAACCAAAGAAGAATTTCCGAGTCACCAACCACTCCACCGGCGAATCCTCCATGAGCATCCGCGGTAACTCAGCGACTATCCGCGAATTCGAACACGCTGTACGCGAACGCGCCCACGCTGATGGCATCACCACCGCCGACGCTGCCACCCGCACCCTCCACGACCTGATCAACACCACCCCAGGTTCTACCACCAGTGCTGCTGAACCGACCTACGTGATGAAACTGCTGGTCTGGCTCGATGACCTCACCGCACTGCTTGACGGCGACACCTCTGACCCCACGGTGGTCTCTACCACTGGCGCGACCATGCCACTGACCCAAGCACTAAGCAAAAAGATCCACCCCCGCTTAGAGATCATCGGCTTAAGCCCCGCCCATGGGGCAATCGGCCTAGCCTATGCCAACAACCCACTAGAGAGTTGGGACAACACAATCAACACCCGTGCTGAGTTAGAAGCAGAACAAGCCCGCCGCGCCCAGGCCGGCGAGCCTGCCCTCCCGCAGGCCGCAGTCGACAAAGCACTCAGCAGACATGGCACCACCAAAGACCGGGCCTTATTAGAAGCCAACCAAACAGTGTGTGCCGGGTTAGGTTGCTCAGTCCCAGCCGCCTACTGCGAAATCAACCACAATATCCCGCACTCCAAAGGTGGGCTCAGTGTGCTCACCAATATGTGCCTGCTCTGCAAATACCACAACGGGAAAGCAGGCGCCGAAGAACACTACACCAACGCCGGTGGCATCCCCCACCGGATCCTTCCTGGCGGCAGACTTAAAGCCAACAACCACCAGCTAGCCACCCTGTCACCAGTGCGCCGAAAATACACCCAACGCGGCTCACCCGACCAAACACCCACACCAACCTAG
- a CDS encoding uracil-DNA glycosylase, producing the protein MAKFLMINTPLPVHESWRPVLEPVAEQIHRMGDFLRAEPAYLPAGKDVLRAFHDPFDAVKVLIVGQDPYPTPGHAMGLSFSTAPGVPAPRSLVNIYAELNDDLGVAPKADGDLTAWANQGVMLLNRVLTVRPGEAASHRGKGWELVTEHAIAALAQRDQPLVAILWGRDAQTAQQFLGDTPCITSAHPSPLSARRGFFGSRPFSRANAALEQQGAAPVNWQL; encoded by the coding sequence ATGGCAAAGTTTCTCATGATTAATACTCCGCTTCCAGTTCACGAGTCGTGGAGGCCGGTGCTTGAACCGGTCGCCGAGCAGATCCACCGCATGGGCGACTTTTTACGTGCCGAGCCTGCGTACCTGCCCGCCGGCAAGGATGTGCTGCGCGCGTTCCACGACCCGTTCGACGCGGTCAAAGTACTCATCGTCGGCCAAGACCCGTACCCTACGCCCGGCCACGCGATGGGATTGAGTTTTTCTACCGCCCCTGGCGTGCCGGCCCCGCGCAGCCTGGTCAACATTTACGCCGAGCTTAACGACGACCTCGGCGTGGCCCCCAAGGCCGATGGGGATCTCACCGCCTGGGCCAATCAGGGCGTGATGCTGCTCAACAGGGTGCTCACGGTGCGCCCCGGCGAGGCGGCCAGCCACCGCGGGAAGGGCTGGGAGTTGGTGACCGAACACGCCATTGCTGCCCTGGCGCAGCGCGATCAACCACTGGTGGCAATCCTGTGGGGCCGCGACGCCCAGACCGCCCAGCAATTTCTGGGGGATACGCCGTGTATTACCAGCGCACATCCATCGCCGCTGTCGGCGCGCCGCGGTTTTTTCGGCTCTCGGCCTTTTTCACGGGCGAATGCCGCGTTGGAACAGCAAGGTGCAGCGCCTGTGAACTGGCAGCTGTAA
- a CDS encoding DAK2 domain-containing protein, with protein sequence MSYPVELDGPRLRAWAAHAADELNRRRAEINALNVFPVPDADTGSNMAHTMAAAVEQVATLDDDAPAPKVAEALATGSVRGARGNSGVVLSQVLRGLAQSASAGPIGAEAIARALTMAVEFVDRAIADPVEGTVLTVLRSAATAASATADGSLLSVTTAARDAARTALANTPSQLDVLREAGVVDAGGAGLVVLLDTLHQEVTGQVSEGSSLSTEPVHAQGELEVMFFYRGDIAALEKRLAELGNSLMVARASDTEATVHIHSTEAGTVIETAFAHGEVTDLRLEILPEGPRTTTPERAVLAVTPPGSLSELYQQAGAWVIAPGDNVVSDILATIRASGAQEVVLLPNGLVPNRALVAVEKATSACEQSIMLLPTVRLVSGIAALAVHDPNQPLATASYTMSEAAGEMRTAVVTRAERAALTQAGACAKGDMLAHSHGDIVAVGDTLAETVVACCHRLLESGGEQVTLLVHADHTMNDALHDDALATALGVDVVVYPADGLNVEAEIGVE encoded by the coding sequence ATGTCCTATCCTGTTGAGCTCGATGGCCCGCGCCTGCGCGCGTGGGCCGCCCACGCCGCCGACGAATTAAACCGCCGCCGCGCGGAGATCAACGCGCTCAACGTTTTCCCCGTCCCCGATGCCGACACCGGATCCAACATGGCCCACACCATGGCAGCTGCCGTGGAACAAGTCGCCACGCTTGACGACGATGCCCCCGCCCCCAAAGTGGCCGAAGCCTTGGCCACAGGCAGTGTGCGTGGCGCGCGCGGTAACTCGGGCGTGGTGCTGTCCCAGGTGCTGCGCGGTTTGGCGCAGTCGGCTTCCGCCGGCCCAATTGGGGCAGAGGCCATCGCCCGCGCTCTGACCATGGCTGTGGAGTTCGTTGATCGGGCGATCGCCGACCCCGTGGAGGGAACCGTGCTCACCGTGCTGCGTTCTGCTGCCACAGCGGCGAGCGCAACCGCCGACGGGTCTCTTCTCTCAGTGACCACCGCCGCCCGCGACGCCGCGCGTACAGCCCTGGCCAATACCCCCTCCCAGCTCGACGTGCTGCGCGAGGCAGGAGTAGTCGACGCCGGGGGAGCCGGGCTCGTCGTGCTGCTCGACACTCTCCACCAGGAGGTCACCGGGCAAGTATCGGAGGGTTCGTCGTTAAGCACCGAGCCAGTACACGCCCAGGGCGAACTCGAAGTCATGTTCTTTTACCGCGGAGACATCGCCGCGCTGGAAAAGCGCCTTGCGGAGCTGGGTAATTCGCTGATGGTCGCCCGCGCCAGCGACACCGAAGCGACAGTACACATCCATTCCACAGAAGCAGGCACAGTCATTGAGACAGCGTTCGCCCACGGCGAGGTCACCGACCTGCGCCTGGAGATCCTGCCCGAAGGCCCGCGCACCACGACGCCAGAACGCGCGGTGCTTGCTGTCACGCCGCCGGGCTCACTGTCGGAGCTTTACCAACAGGCCGGCGCCTGGGTCATTGCTCCCGGCGACAACGTAGTCAGCGACATCCTCGCCACAATCCGCGCCTCTGGAGCCCAGGAAGTAGTCCTGCTGCCTAACGGCTTGGTACCCAACCGCGCCCTTGTAGCTGTGGAGAAGGCCACCAGCGCGTGCGAGCAGTCGATCATGCTGCTGCCCACCGTGCGGTTGGTGTCCGGGATCGCGGCGCTGGCGGTACATGACCCGAACCAACCGTTGGCTACCGCGTCCTACACGATGAGTGAGGCCGCCGGAGAGATGCGCACCGCCGTCGTCACGCGCGCAGAACGCGCAGCCCTGACCCAAGCAGGCGCGTGCGCGAAAGGAGACATGCTGGCGCATTCCCACGGCGATATCGTCGCGGTGGGCGACACGCTCGCAGAAACCGTCGTGGCGTGCTGCCACCGCCTGCTGGAATCCGGTGGGGAGCAAGTAACACTGCTGGTGCATGCAGACCACACGATGAACGACGCGCTTCACGACGATGCCCTTGCCACCGCACTCGGTGTCGACGTGGTGGTTTATCCCGCTGACGGGCTCAATGTTGAAGCGGAGATCGGGGTGGAATAG
- a CDS encoding thiamine-phosphate kinase, whose amino-acid sequence MISMGFPTTGPTVGEVGERATIDTIMAAAPSHINGDDAAVLHHASPNSRAVATSDMLVEGRHFNPAWTTPYQVGRKAIVQNFADVEAMGARPQAALLAISAPESTPLAVIEGLAQGIAARCDQFAAELVGGDLTAGQQLVLSVTAIGSLGGNLPELALDAARPGQRVVAHGRIGYSGAGLALLASGIKVPERLHPLIDAHQAPELTPGRGVIARSAGATAMTDNSDGLVHDLGIIARRSGVGIDLSPVAIAPDALLKEAGELLGVDPWQWVLSGGEDHTLLGTTNGKAPSGFRSIGQVTKGQGVTVDNRPPTYKKGWQSFS is encoded by the coding sequence ATGATTAGCATGGGTTTTCCCACAACCGGCCCGACCGTCGGTGAAGTCGGTGAGCGTGCCACCATCGATACGATTATGGCCGCCGCACCGTCGCACATCAACGGCGACGACGCAGCGGTCCTACACCACGCTTCGCCCAATTCACGCGCCGTGGCCACCTCCGACATGCTGGTGGAAGGCCGCCACTTCAACCCGGCGTGGACCACCCCCTACCAGGTGGGCCGGAAAGCGATCGTGCAGAATTTTGCTGACGTTGAGGCGATGGGGGCGCGCCCGCAGGCCGCGCTGCTGGCAATTTCCGCCCCCGAGTCCACGCCGCTGGCCGTTATCGAAGGCCTGGCGCAGGGCATTGCGGCCCGGTGCGATCAGTTTGCCGCGGAGCTGGTCGGCGGCGATCTCACGGCGGGGCAGCAGCTGGTCCTGTCGGTCACAGCGATTGGTTCGCTAGGCGGTAACCTGCCGGAACTGGCCCTCGATGCGGCCCGTCCCGGCCAGCGTGTGGTGGCGCACGGCAGGATCGGCTATTCCGGGGCGGGGCTCGCCTTGCTGGCATCCGGCATTAAGGTACCGGAGCGTCTTCATCCGCTTATCGACGCCCACCAGGCCCCCGAACTAACACCGGGCCGAGGGGTGATCGCCCGCAGTGCTGGCGCTACTGCGATGACCGACAACTCGGATGGTCTCGTGCACGACCTCGGCATCATCGCGCGGCGCTCGGGTGTGGGCATTGATCTTTCGCCCGTGGCCATCGCCCCGGATGCGCTGCTGAAAGAGGCCGGCGAGCTGTTGGGTGTAGACCCGTGGCAGTGGGTCCTGTCCGGCGGGGAGGACCACACGTTACTGGGCACCACCAACGGGAAAGCGCCGAGCGGATTCCGCTCCATCGGGCAAGTAACCAAGGGCCAGGGCGTTACGGTGGACAATCGCCCGCCCACCTACAAAAAAGGATGGCAAAGTTTCTCATGA